A window of the Pseudomonas sp. B21_DOA genome harbors these coding sequences:
- a CDS encoding glycine betaine/L-proline ABC transporter ATP-binding protein, with protein sequence MTSSDEIICVKNVFKVFGSQPSLAMKMIEEGASKAEVFKKTGQAIGVFDANFSVRRGEIFVIMGLSGSGKSTMVRLFNRLIEPTSGKIFLNGKEITGLGDKDLLQVRRKDMGMVFQSFALMPHMSVIDNVSFGLEISGVSEKERYCRAMGALEQVGLSGQEFSFPHQLSGGMQQRVGLARALANDPAILLMDEAFSALDPMIRSEMQGELIKLQAEQDRTIIFISHDIEEAVRIGHRIAIMEGGRVVQIGTPRELLCNPVNKYVRDFFNGFDTSRILKAGDIAQQDSNVVYLPGSQVTIKAEASLRDIFHIVAASPTPMPVVDEVGLYKGSISQGHLLSCLSNS encoded by the coding sequence ATGACAAGTTCCGACGAGATCATCTGCGTAAAGAATGTTTTCAAAGTCTTCGGCAGCCAGCCATCGCTGGCCATGAAGATGATTGAAGAGGGCGCCTCGAAAGCTGAAGTATTCAAGAAGACCGGTCAGGCCATTGGTGTATTCGACGCCAACTTTTCCGTTCGCCGAGGCGAAATCTTCGTGATCATGGGTTTGTCCGGTTCCGGCAAATCGACCATGGTCCGCTTGTTCAACCGGTTGATCGAGCCGACCTCCGGCAAGATCTTCCTCAATGGCAAGGAAATCACTGGCCTGGGCGACAAGGACCTGCTGCAAGTGCGGCGCAAAGACATGGGCATGGTCTTCCAGTCCTTCGCCCTGATGCCGCACATGAGCGTCATCGACAACGTCAGTTTCGGTCTGGAAATCAGCGGTGTCAGCGAGAAAGAACGTTACTGCCGGGCCATGGGCGCCCTCGAGCAGGTCGGGCTTTCCGGTCAGGAATTCAGCTTCCCGCATCAACTCTCCGGCGGCATGCAGCAGCGCGTAGGCCTGGCCCGCGCCCTGGCCAACGACCCCGCCATTCTGCTGATGGACGAAGCCTTCTCCGCACTCGACCCGATGATCCGCAGCGAAATGCAGGGCGAGCTGATCAAGCTCCAGGCCGAGCAGGATCGCACGATCATTTTCATCTCTCACGATATCGAAGAAGCGGTTCGCATCGGTCATCGCATTGCAATCATGGAGGGCGGGCGGGTGGTGCAGATCGGCACGCCGCGTGAACTTCTGTGCAACCCGGTGAATAAATATGTGCGTGACTTCTTCAATGGTTTCGACACCAGTCGGATATTGAAGGCCGGCGATATTGCCCAGCAGGATTCCAATGTTGTTTATCTGCCGGGCAGTCAAGTAACGATCAAGGCTGAAGCCTCATTACGAGACATCTTTCATATCGTCGCAGCCTCGCCAACACCAATGCCGGTGGTGGATGAAGTTGGACTTTATAAAGGTTCGATTTCCCAAGGGCATTTACTGAGCTGCCTGAGTAACAGCTGA